CTGATTACCgagttaggccaaaatcctaagcttgggggagtacgtgtttctcaccgacattacattcatgttcacacattttatttcagttgtcggtgttcgcactttttcattgtattatccatgttaaatttattttctcgctttcttcttgtgtgtttgaaaaacttgagaaaatccaaaaatatttccaggttctttttgtttttctttctagagtagttacctatagcactaaaaagaaaacccaaaaagatttccttattcttcttttgcttgttgggagctttcccgtgtaaatagtttttctcgtcttTTGCTTTTCCCCTTTATTTGCttattcaagaaaaccaaaaactccaaaaatatttcagtgtctttctctgaatttattttctttttattgagtcgtaccgaggagaaggccatgatgaaaatgttgagtggctctcatacgcattattgtttatctaacaaagagcccattttaccttgtcttctcctgttgaataaaatgtttgcagattccagcttagtccacgacactcttgcactattattattttcacatcgttcggtcatgcaagtgaaaggcaataatgacgatattcgatgaactggccatggcagagagaaacgggtataaactcgacttgttctgtctttgtaaatatgtttaacctagtatccatgatttagcccattatgattaaacttgtttgcaatgacaattagagattacagtttctcatgccatgcataagtagctaggggtggataatgatttatcttggatatcaacattgcgttaaaatgattgtgatgtggtatgatgatatggtatcctcctccgaaCGTCCGGGTGGCTTGacctggcacatgttcatgcatgtagttgaatcaaaaccaacatagcctctatgatatttatgttcatggtgttcatatcctactcatgctagtgtccaatgttacttatgcataatgcatgttcatgaccgttgttgctctctagctggccacttctcaacctacttgctagccttcgcctatactaagtgggaattctgcttgtacatccaaaaccttaaacccaagttattccagatgagtccaccatacctacctatatgcggtattaccctgccgtcctaagtaaatttgcatgtgccatctctaaaaaacttcaaataaatatcctttttgtgtgcctggatcgttcatggaatgataggaggtagtcggtattttccatgctaagcgggttattctcaggatgagtgtttattcactcaccatcgcacgagaaaagggcggtaatacgGATGCCCAGTCacaatctgcaaaaagaattgatctttcaaataatcaaacaaaaactcccaatggcgCCATATCCTTTACTTTATtgcttgggaactgccactagcgtgcttagcatgaaagatattgataactgatagtcgtgaagtaaacaagaaaggtgcatgtctcaaaatatcatttacctctgttttaaaaacttgagctctggcagctctgcaaatcactgcttccctctgcgaagggactatctatttacttttatgttgtgtcatcaccttctaaaataagcgccagaacctgagagcactactgtcatgctgatgcattgtgtgtagctaatgttgggtgcatcatgactggatcttttctaccatgaattgcaatgtttagtcgctgcttggactttggaggtgctctgcatttatgttttgcggtcttagaaagggctagcgagataccactattgtcatagtattatatcatggttgttttgataaagtgttgctgtttgagatatcttattattgctcgctagttgattatgttattgatatgagttaatataatttttaagagttattgtcggtatggttagttataatgttggctgaaaacctgggtgttgtttaagcttatttatgcaaacaagagcaaaagagttcgtaaaagtttttctttttaattgcttgaggacaagcaaaggtttaagcttgggggagttgatacgtctccaacgtatctacttttcctaacgcttttcctcttgttttggactctaatttgcatgatttgaataaaactaactccagactgacgctgttttcagcagaactaccatgctgttgtttttgtgcagaaataaaagttctcggaatggaacaaaactttgcgaggatcttttatatcaatagagagaatttctggagccaagaaccaccggagggggcacctgggtgggcacaacccaccagggcacgcccccctccaggcgcgcccagttgggttgtccccacctggtggccccgcagaccctgaaatcgacgctataaaatcttattttcagagaaaaaatcagggagaaagaattatcgcgttccacaagacggagccgctgtcacctcctattcttcatcgggaggccagatctggagtccgtttggggctccggagagggggatcttcattcttcatcatcaccaacccttctccatcaccaattccatgatgctccccatcgggagtgagtaatttcttcataggctcactggtcggtgaggagttggatgagattcatcatgtaatctagttagttttgttagcgcttgatccctagtatccactatgttctgagattgatgttgctatgactttgccatgcttaatgcttgtcactttgggcccgggtgccatgatttcagatctgaaccgtttatgttatcaccattatatccatgttctagatccgatcttgcaagttatagtcacctactaggtgttatgatccgacaaccccggagtgacaatagtcgggaccactccccgtgatgaccgtagtttgaggagttcatgtattcaccgtgtgctaatgctttgttccggttctgttttaaaaggaggccttaatatcccttagtttccaattggaccccgctgccacgggagggtaggacaaaagatgtcatgcaaattctttccataagcatgtatgactatttacggaatacatgcctacattatatttataaactggagctagtgccatatcgccctaggttatgactgtcacatgatgaatatcatccaacaaattactgatccaatgcctacaaatttatcttatattgttcttgctaagttactactgctatcgtactgttgcacttgctgcaatatcactgctatcactgttaccattactattactgctatcactattatcaaaactatcatactactttgctactggtcACATTgctataattaatctccaggtgtggtttaactgacaactcagctgctaatacttacaaatattctttggctccccttgtgtcgaatctataaatttgggttgaatactctacccttgaaaactgttgcaatcccctatacttgtgggttatcaacactcacctctatggacgcacacacgcacaccctacctctatgagcatcTTTAATAGACTGAGACGGTGTGTCATCTTATAGGGCTGGTAGTTTTTTTAGGAGTAATACTTCTGCCTTTAATTAATCGACATAGCTCGGAATGTCATCCGAGATTACACCCAACACAAAGTCTGGGGGAACACCCCACCAAATCTTACAAAGTTCATCACCCACACCTACTTTGGCTAATTTGTGCGTAGCAACATTCGCCGAACGACTAACCCGGGAAACTTCAAAACTTCATTTCTTGTATGCAGAGGTCCTTTAATCTCCTGTATCCACGGACCAGTTGCCGAGGAGATCATCTCCAGTTGATTGAGCATGTGCACCACGGCTTTACTATCCAGCTCAATATGCACTTTTTCAGCATTCATCTCTATAGCTAATTTAACAGCCTCCCTATAGGCAAGAACCTCAGCCGCTTTAGGATCAACAATACCTGGGAACCAAGCACAAGTAGCCCCATGAACGCACCAGCGTGGTCACGGGCAACAGCACCGCCACCTGCTTTCGCTCCCGTCCTGGAAGTAGCCCCATCACAATTGAATTTAATCCATCCTTCCTCAGGCACAACCCACCTCTGAACCTGTTTCTCTTGGGTGGGAGGAACTTGTGGTAGATGAGTCTCCTTCCATTCCTGCATATGGCGCGCTATAGACTGCATAACATCATTCTGAGCTAGCCATAGTCCGTACGTTGCGTGAATCATAGTTGCCCGCTCATCATTCGACGCCCCAGTGAACCAGCTTAGCAGCCAGTGGGCAAGATCGCCATGGGAGGTCAGTTTTTCCAGAGGAGAATCGAGCATAACACCCCTCTCAGAGCAAAACAGCTGCCAGAATAGAGTTGCATGCGGGCACACCCAGAATATATGAATCATTGTTTCCTCTCTCCCACAAGCAACATATAAAATACCCGGCTTGATACGCCGCTGGTGCAGCTCGGCACCGACAGCAAGCCCATTTTTTATCATCCTCCACATATGGATTTTGGCTTTACCCAGAGTATTAGCATCACACAGAGCCATGTACCCCTTATGTCGTTGAACCGTACTCGAATGTTCTGGCTGCCCCGTTCTGCATTTTTCCATTGACATACAAAGGTGATACGTTGATACAGAAAACAACCCATTCTTAGTATAGTTCCAAGCCAAAAAATCTTCAGTACCCGGTCCTCCATCTGCAGTTTGCTTAATGTCTTCTGCATCAGAGGCAGTAAACATAGCATCAATCTTTTCCCAGtcccaagctcctccttccacattAAGCAGGTGAGCGACCTTTGTCACCCCCATAGTGAACTCCTGGCCCAGTGGCTGAAGAGACCCATATCTAGGAATCCAATTATCGTGATGAATGTTGACTCGAGATCCATCTCCTATCCTCCATACTAAACCCTCTCTTAACAGATCACGACCATGTAATATGCTTCTGAAAGTGAAGGACACATTTGATGGACATGTGGCCGATAGGATTGAGTCCTCCTTAAAATAACGTGCTTTGAGCACTCTAGAGCAAAGAGAGGTTGGTGTAGATAGGACCCTCCAAGCCTGTTTTGCAAGAAGAGCCTGAATAAAAGCCTCCGGGTACCGAAAGCCCATTCCCCCATCTCTCTTTGCTGCACACATCTTGTCCCAAGAGACCCAATGTACCTTCCTTTCACCATTCATTGCACCCCACCAGAATTTCAAGGAGATCGAAGTCAGGTTCCGGCACATTTTCTTTGTGAGGTGAAAACAACTCATGGTGAAAGTTGGTACAGCTTGCAAACCATATTTGATTAGAACCTCTCGAGCTTTCTTTGAGAGACCTTGGCCCTTCCAACCGGTCACTTTCCCTTTAGAACTCTCTGTCACATATTTGAAAGAGCCATTCTTTGACCTCCCAACCTGTGTGGGGAGACCTAGGTACTTCTCATTCAGAGCCTCGGACTCAACACCCAAAACATGCTTCAAGTGGCCTTTCCTCTCCGTTGAGCATCCCCTACcaaagaaaatagaagatttctGAAGATTTACCTTTTGACCCGAGGCCTCCTCATACCTAATCAAGATGTTTTTGAGAGTCTACATACTTTCCTATGACCCTTCCAGAAAGACAATactatcatcagcaaaaagaagTGTGTCACATGGGGCCCCATGCCCCCAAACGCCATCCTTGATCTGATTATTTTCCCGAGCCTTCCTTAGTAAAGCAGAAAATCCCTCAACACAAAACATGGACAGATAAGGAGAAAGGGGATCCCCCTGCCGAAGACCACGCGAACGAATGAAACTCCTAGAACGCCCACCATTAATTTTAACTCTGAAGCTTGCTATGGTGACACATCTCATGACCATTTCAATCCATTGAGGATCAAAACCCATTTGTCTCATTATTTGTGCAAGGAAGGCCCACTCCACCaggtcatatgctttcatcatgtccAGCTTGACGGCACAcagactcttcttcctcttcctcgttcgAATAATATGCACACACTCATAGGCTACCAAAATATTATCCGTGATGAGCCTGCCCGGAACAAATGCACTTTGCTCTTCCGAGATCAAAATTGGTAGGATAGCCTTCAACCTATTGGCAAGAACTTTTGTGGCGATCTTGTACAGCACATTATAGAGGCTAATTACCCTAATTTGGGACATCAACTCTGGAGAGTTTACCTTCGGCATCATAACAATCGCATTCGAATTAAAAGTCTCCAGAGTAGCAGCCCCCAACAATAAGTCTCCAACAGCCGTACACGCATCATTTTTGACCAAAGACTAGTGTCTTTGATAAAAACATCGCCAGAAGACCGTCCGGACCCGGCGATTTCATTGTACCCATTTGGAATAGAGCAGCCTCGATCTCCTCATCAGCAAAAGGcgcagtgtaacatcccaaattttcaatttggaatgttatacataggtcatcatatgcatatcatattttatttgcattttggttgtgatcctagaaattctaagcaactcaaggacccactttggttttaattatttttctatccgaaaatatttccaatataaaaataaaagagaggagataatatgacttccccaaactaaaagaaatattggaggaaaaatattaaaatcaaataaatatttatttgctattttattcgaattagaaaaatatgcatttttaaaaattgcatttataggccaagaaaatgttcactttgttctaaatattttatttagacggtgaaaattgtttttggcatttttagaattttttaatttatttttaggatttttctttttcggcggaatttatttaaaaaagtTCCCGGACCgcactgggccaaaggcccagccggcccgtcagcgccgccgcctcccagtgcgtggccgagccggactcccgccggagtccgagccgccgccgccatggcctcgacCCCCTCTCCAAGTCGGGACCCCGGGGGGAGCCTTTATAACCCGCCCCGAGGTCGCCGCCACCAGCGTCGCCGCCTCCGCTGCTCGTGTCGCGCCGCCGCACCCTGCCTCGCTGCGCCGCCGTACCCCATgccgcgcctcgcctcgcctcgccgcgccaCCGCGCGCGCGCCGGAGCTGTCGCCGCCCAGCGGATTTCTCGCCGCTGGAtttttttggtttaggtaaaaccgccggtttttttaaaccctaggttcggttttttagatcggttcggttttctcggtttttcttCAGTTTAGGTTATTTTGCGAATgttcgtttgttcgttttaacgaacgaattcaCCCGTTCGTctttgttagcggacgttcgtccaatagattttctttttccgtttatttttggccagggacctatccgcgattagtTTTATCGCAGatcagcccctgatcttcaaaccttcgtaacttttcaaccgttcgtccaaatccagtggaaccaacgccaaaatcttcgtctcgagcccctctttctggttaatcaacttgaacatggttttgacaatttaaaatttggtttcaagcagatttgaattcgaagttcttttgatcgtagtttcagttccgtagctctgatttgattgattctttttgcaaatcgaatctctttagttgaactttcagatttgatcttcttatttgagttttacccttgcatctatgcttgattgcttatgtatgctattgtttgtttgcgatagaatttccaaagtgtgaagcgtgctactacgagtctctagggtttgcggatcgtcagcaaggcaagtaacactttgatcatacccctttattacccagtttttatgcattagttacaatccttaaacattgcatgattaggatgtgattaacatgtgggtattgggaagtagatgatgaggtaggacctattgtcctttattatcaaaccctgggagttacttctacgttgtgctcatgttgctatgctatgctcgtaaacGTGGTTtgagtttgagtgtatccatgacagatgtgagatggttaatttaatggttaacttaaggtggctacttaaacacacatccgggtggattggttgcgggcacctaaggatataccagtgctgtccttttggttcgccacccaggctcaaagggatcataagattattcatgctagaaacttccgtgtgcagccacaagctattatgggctctagcatagttgagtatgttgcatgacctctttcagtggtagactagcagatgtagggggtgtaggttggtactgtctacccagagtaaagagttaatgtttccgaaagactgtgtctcggtcatccgtttctcaaacaccatgtagtgcgagaaatccaacggaggaggtcgagtcttgtgggaaaaagtgtgcaaacctctgcagagtgtacaaactaatcatggttagccgtgtccccggttatggacatcttgagtatctggttcttggattatcatgttgatctcatcactctaattaatttgttgggttattaattaattttaattgggattgagatgggggtaccattctcaatgtttatcaactaccatgatagttaaataaaatatattcctttgttgtagggaaaaattggcttttcgcaaaacattataaccatagagcctccaccagccatatatgcatgtagtgatagcatttacttgttcattgctctattgtgctatcttgccagcatattccatgtgctgacccgtttcgggctgcaacatatcatgttgcaaacttttcagacgaagggtaaggtgcgctaggtcgttgtcgtgcactcagctatgccgttggagttgatggactcactttatcttccaatccTTCCGTTGTTAtcctatttagatggccttaagccatatttattgtaataagttctatttcgagacattcgatgtaataagtgtgcgattgcactctgttataaatccttcaagtactgtgtgtgtcagcattaccaatctagggatgacacttatacacagagatttgaccgtctgaggtcgggtcgctacacgcaGTAAGTTTCAAATTCATATCCGCCGACACTGCCAGTGCAATGTTATCCAGGAGATCATGTGCCCCAACCGAGCCCTCGGAAGTGAATAAGTTTTCATAGAAATTGGCCGCTAGATTGTGCATGTCCTCATCGACCACACACCTGATTCCATCCTCCTGTACCAGAGCTCTAACAGTATTCTTTCTCTTCTGGTGCGTTGCTCGGTTTTGAAAATACTTCGTATTTTGATCCCCCGCGAACAGCCAGTCTACACGAGATCTTTGTCTATACATAATCTCTTATCTCTCATAAACCTTCCTCAGTTGTTCCTCGATATCCCGGACCTCCAGTGAGTTACCGGTAGTAGTTGCCCGAGTCTTTGGCTCAAGAAGTTGCGCTTTCAGTGAAGCAATCTTGCGCCGAATGGAAGCAAACACTTCCCGAGCCCACCTCTGCATGCTCCTAGCCATAGCACTTAGCTTATCCCAAACTGTAGTAAGGTTCTGAGCTCCCGAGCCAGCAGCCTCCCACGCCTCGGCAATCATTGAGTCATAGTTTTCATGTCTGGTCCATGCTTCCTCGTATCTGAACGGCCGCATCGCTCTCCTTTGAGCACTTGGAGCCGTCTCCAAAGCTCTAATGAGAAGAGCCTGATGGTTCGATTTCTCGGTCATTATATGTTCCACCAAAGTCTCTGGAAAAAGCTCAAGAAAGCCATCCGAACACGTCACACGATCAAGGCGAACCTGAATATTGTCACTGCCATCCCTCTTGTTATCCCAAGTGTACGGGTAACCGGAAAATCCCAGGTCTGCCAAGCCGCAGTCGGCCAAGCAGTCACGAAAGTCTTCCGTACGAGAAAAACACCTAGTATGTCCCCCTAGCTGACCAGAGTGAAAAAGCGCTTCATTAAAGTCCCCAGCACAAAGCCAGTGGAGATCATCTTGAGCTCTCAGAAAGCAAATAGCATCCCACGATTTTTTTCCGAATGTCCGTCTTTGGCTCACCATAAAAACCAGTGAATCTACAGTGTTTACCTTCCCATATGATCTCAACATCAATGAAATATTGGCACTATGGGCGGACAGTAACCTCAACATGATCTCTCCACCATAACGCCAGACCACCACTCTTACCCACACAATCCACAGCAACCCCATTCTGAAAACCCAAGCTCCATTTAGCCTCTCCATAGCTTTTGCTTTCTTCTTTGTCTCAGTCAGAAAAACCACCACTGGATTGTACAACCTAATCAGGTCCCTTAATTCGCCAACTATCGAGGCCAATCCCAAACCCCGACAATTCTAGGCTAAGAAATTTATGGCGACCGGCGGCCCTGCTGTCCAGGGTCCGCCGAAAAGTCCATGTTTGCAGAGATGCGGTCAAACACTGTCGCGTCTTACGCCGAGTATCGCGAATAAACGCATCATTAGTCCCGTGTCTATCTGAATCACCTTTAACCACCCAGACTTGCTTTGACCTTCTCTTTTTGTTATCCATCTCCGTCATGGGTTGCTGGTGCCTATATTGAGAGGGAGCATCGTTCCTTCTTGGCTTCCTGGTATAATAGCCCCTTCGCCTACCCCTCTCTCCATGCATATCGGGTCGCCCATGCATAGAATCCATAACCTGTTCATCAGAGTACCTCCCACCATCAAATATGACATCCTCTTTCCCCTTTCTTTCCCAATTCTTGTCACGGTCACCCACATAGGAAGCCCTAAAGCTCTGGCTTAGTAGCTTATCCCGCATATCTCTTTCTCTCCTATGCTCAATATCATCTCTCAGATCATACTCCCGCTCAGCCTCGGACCAGTGTCATTTGTCGCTCCTATCTGCCATGCCCTTGTCATACCTTGCAGGCCCGCCAGTGCGGTATTCAGCAGACTTGGCAAAATCAAAATGCAGGTTCCTCCTTATTGGCACATCTCTTACCCTTGGATGATCAAAACGGCCTCTGGATCCAGTACTGTTACTACTACTATCTGCACCACCCACTGACCCTGCTTGGACCGGCGGGTTCCTCCCTGGGGAAGCTCGCGGCCACTCTCCCCATTGGCCGGAGGAATTCAGGGGAGGTTCACACAATCTCCCTACATGAACCACCCTACCACAATCAAAACAGAAGTGAGGGACTTTCTCATAGTGAAAATCAAACCATGTGCCTTCACTGTCGTCTTTGGACTTGTTCGCCTTGAAACCACGAACTAAGGGTTCATGGACAGAGATCCTCGCCCTAACCCTCGGTTGAGATCCTCGAGCAAAACCATCTTtatcaacatcaactctgatcaCCTCCCCAAGCCAGTTGCCTAGGGCTCTTTCAAAAGTCTCTCTATCtcttatatgagcgcttgcgtgtgTAAATAGGGCTGGTAGTTGATGGAAATAATAGAATCGCCCCGCTGGTTCACCCACGCCTAGGTGatgtgggccggcccatttgacgtCCGGTCATTAGTTTGCCGTTTTTCTTTTCTTGTTACTTGTGATTTCGCTTTAAGAAATGTAGGTCCGTGCTtgtgctcctgctcctcctccggaCCGAGATCTCCTGTCCTGCCACCGCCTCCACTCCTCGAGCACGGCGAGTCACCATCACCTCGTATCGCCGACGTCGGTCACCACCGCAAACCAGGTACTGACACTTCGCTCAGCCACAGATTTCCGTATTAATCTCTCGCCTTGTCTGCTCCTTTTGTCGGATCTCTCCCTAGATGTTTCTGGACCTTAGATAGATAAGATTGCGACGTTTTTTGGCTTCTGGCTAAATTAGGGATAAGATCAAACTGTTTGCTTGCCCCCGTGTGCTGATTAATTGGAGCCAAGAAACCATTAGAGCGTTGAGGGGGGGTGCGAGCCAGCAGCGGCCTGATTGTTCCTCGGCCCTTCATCAACTGGGGTTGTTGAATTCTTTAGGCAGGGGCCTGCCCATGGCCGAGGAACAATCTGGCCCGCCGGCAGCGGACGGGGTGGTGGTGGCGATGAAGGGCCACCCGGGGTCAGGCAAGTCCACGGTGGCTCGTGCCATCGCCTCCTCGCTCCGATGCCCGCTCCTTGACAAGGACGACGTGCGGGACTGCACCCTGCACCTCGagcgcgccgccgccggcagcgGCATCCTCAACGACCTCTCCTACGCCGTGCTCTGGAGGTTGGCCGAGAGGCAGCTCCGGCTTGGCCTGTCCATCGTCGTCGACTCCCCACTGTCGCGCCGAGCCCATCTCGATGCTCTGGCCCGCTTGCCTGCTGCACTTGTTATCATTGTGGAATGCCGGCCAGGCAACCAAGATGAATGGCGCCGCAGGCTGGAGGAGCGTGGAGGCGTCTTGGCCGATGATGGATGGCATAAGCCCAAGACGTGGGCCGACCTAGAAAGGCTTGTGGAAGGGTACCAAGGATGCACAAACTATGACACTGGGGATTTGCCGAGGATCCTTGTGGATACAACGGACCCGACGGTCAGCACCGAGGCAATCGCTGTGAGGGTTGTGGATTTTATTAGGTCTCTTCTAGCCCGTGCGCATTAGATATGTTATAATAGCTGTCGACCAACGTTTTGGTGAAGACAAGGTTCATATGTTTTCTGTCAGCAGCAAAATAGAGGATAAGTTAAGTTTCAGATTAGAATTTCATGGCAGAATGTTAAAATGATGTATA
This region of Triticum aestivum cultivar Chinese Spring chromosome 2D, IWGSC CS RefSeq v2.1, whole genome shotgun sequence genomic DNA includes:
- the LOC123052835 gene encoding uncharacterized protein isoform X1; amino-acid sequence: MAEEQSGPPAADGVVVAMKGHPGSGKSTVARAIASSLRCPLLDKDDVRDCTLHLERAAAGSGILNDLSYAVLWRLAERQLRLGLSIVVDSPLSRRAHLDALARLPAALVIIVECRPGNQDEWRRRLEERGGVLADDGWHKPKTWADLERLVEGYQGCTNYDTGDLPRILVDTTDPTVSTEAIAVRVVDFIRSLLARAH